TGAGAAAACAAGGTGTAGTGTTAGAGACTTGCCCATGCTCATGAAATGAAGTGGGACAGACTTCGTGCTGTTTTTTCAAGCCAACGGCTCCTCCCAAAGGTGACCAAGCCTTCCACACCCGTCCTCCAGATCTGCCCAGACCTGTAGTTGCTGCCCAGGGAGCTAAGGCTCCTCCCCAAACATAAACTCGATCTTGAAGCTACAATAGACCTGGCCTTTCTTGCTGCCTCTGGCTTTCTGTCTttcatcctcctctccctttccccagccctctctcctgtctcctaCAGGTCTTGGCTGGTGTCGGGAAAGGGGTCCCATCCCATGGCCTCTCACTTGGGGGAGCCAGGGTTCCTGCCCTGTGGGTCCTGTGACATGGTTTTCCGCTCCTGGGCCCTGTTGGCCACCCACACTCAGCGCTTCTGCATTGGCCGTCTGACCCAGGAGGTGACACTTGGAGCACAGCTCTCAAAAGCCACTGAACCACAGGGCCCCACGGTAAGGGGCCTCTTCCATGGCCATGGGTGGGTATTCAAGCAACCATGACTCTCAGGATTCCTCGCCCCACACCGTGTCCCCAGGTTGTGCCACAAGAACATCAGGGCCTCCTAGAGCAGGAGGCCAGCAAACCGGCTCTGAAGAGGCTAACAGAGGAGGTACACCGGTGTTCCCCACAGGCTGGAAACTGAGCATCCTCTCCAAACCTGTACATCATGCGTGGGTCAGATTACCCATCCCAACACCCCTAGAGATGGCGGGGTACCGTTATTTCCAGGTGCAGGGGGTGCGGCTGTACCTGCAGGAAATGCGACCCAAGATAACAGAGGTTCCCCCGAGGTCAGAGGGGCCGACTCAGGGCCCCAGCTCCGAAGCTGCTGGGAGCCCAGGCGAGCGGCTGCGGGCGCTGCACGGGTCTCACGCCAGGCGCGTGGCGGAGACGGAGGCACAGAGCCGGGCCCTGGAGCGACGCGGCGAGGGTGAGGGGAAAGGTGGAGACTAGGGGCTCGCCCTTTGCCTTGAGGTTACTCGGACCCGGTCGACTTGGTCCCTTCCCCCCGCAGAACTGAGCCGGCGCCTCCAAGGTTTGGCCCGAACCCGGGGCGGGATATCACGCCTATTCGGCCTGGAGCGGGAGCTTCGAGAACTCCGAGCAGAGGCCGGGCGAACGCGGGGAGCTCTAGAGGAGTTAGGGGCGCGAGTTCAGCAGCTACTACCCGAGCCTGGGTGACACTCCGCGCGCGGGATCCCGGAGCGTCTCGGAACGGGCGTGGGGGCGGgccggggaggggcgggaggcGCGAGGCGTCGGTCCGGACTCAGCTGGATGGCCGCGCCTGTGAGGtcggggaggggcggggctgcCGGAGGCCAGGTCTGGATCAGTGACAGCTTCTGCGCGCTGTCCCCGACCCCAGCACCCGGCTGAACTCCTCGCGAGAGGCAGAACTCTGTTGTCCGGTGCTACAAGCCAACCCAGGGACTCTGGCTGCCGAGATCGGGTGAGGTCCGGGGCCCGGGGTCGGCCATGGGGCGAAGCTCTAATCAATTCTGGAAAGACGCTGCCTGCCTTCTTGTCCCCTACTCCCTAGGGCTCTGCGTGAAGCCTACATTCGAGGCGGGGGCCGGGACCCCGGCGTTCTGGGCCAGATATGGCAGTTGCAAGTGGAGGCATCAGCCCTGGAGCTTCAGCGGTCGCGGACCCGCAGGGGTGAACAGGAGGGGCCAGCCAGGAAGGCCTCTCAGAAGCGGTGGTCTTAGtcctgggaagagagaagggcGAAGGGTGGGAAGCGAGGGTGTCTGGCGTGGGAACCACCTAAGCAAAAGCCCCGAGGTAGAACACTTGGGTGGTCTTTGTGGCAGTGGCTAGAATATTAGGTGACAAGTCCAGCCTTGTCCAGAGAGTCCTAAGGCTGGAGAGCTGCTCAGAACCGGACAAGTTGGTCACCAGAGGTCAGAGGTGACAAGTAAAATTTGTTCATCGCAGGAAGACGGACAGGTGCCGCATCCGGGGAACTTCTATTAGTGGAGGCAGAAAACCGGCGCCTAGAGGCAGAAATCCTGACTTTGCAGAGGGGCGGAGGCGCAGCGCCCTGGGGTCAGTGGCACCGTAGTCCCACGCCGTGTAGCCCTCCCCTGCAGGCTGGGCTTGGAGGAAAGGGTTAGAGGGACTGTGCATGGGGAATGAGACGCGTGTTTGCGCCCCGTCCGTGCGTGTCCACGCGCATCTCCAGGTGTCCGTGTGTGGGGGTTCGCCTCTCCGGGAAGGGGTATTCTCAGCCCACTTACTTGCTACGTCCTGCACCTAGGGCCCGGAAAGCGGGGACTTGTGGCCAATCCCAGCCCACGCCTGAGGAGGGAAGATCCCCCACGCCTCCCGCCGCCAGTGGCTCCCCCTCTGCCACCGCTTCCACATTCGACAGGCGGCCTATTCTTGGGTGGTCCGGAAAATGCTGTGAGGACCcaggggttgggggcggggggagcataGGCACCCAGGAAGCCTTCTGGAGGGGTCAACTCTTCCCCCACAGCCACAGCTTCCTGCAACCGTGACCAGGAACCTGGGCCTGGATCCACACTTCTTCCTGCCCCCATCTGACGTTCTGGGCCCTGCACCCTACGACCCCGGGTGAGGCCTGCTTCATCCTTTGATATCCTCTGTGACTTCGTCATTACCACTGGTTAAGGATACCCACTTGGGCTAGCTAGGGCTGGGGAACTGGCTGGAGGACGGGGAGGTGAGAGgagttggggtgtgtgtgtgtaggtgtgcacTGAGAACTGTGTTCCCCAGAGCTGGCCTGGTCATTTTCTACGACTTCCTGCGGGGCCTTGAGGCTTCTTGGATTTGGGTGCAACTAACGACTGGTTTGGCACGAGATGGACAGGATACAGGAGGGACCACAGTTTTGCCCCCAGCCCTTTGCTTGCCCCCgcctccagctcctgggcccATGGGCAACTGTGCCATCCTTGCCAGCAGGCAGCCTGTACCCAGGTCAGTAGATGGGGATTATGACTTTGGTGCTCTTTGCCACAATTGTGGCTTGTCCCTCATTCTGCTAAGTTTGTTTATCTGTACACAAGGCCACTGGCCCCGAGGACCAAGTCCTAGCACTTACAGCCAGTTCTGGCTCTGACACCTGTTTGGTTGTTTTAGACTACCACCGTCACCGTCAGTGGCCTTGGTCTGTGAGCTACAGGCCtcacagggcctggcctgggctAGGGCACCGCAGCCAAAGGCCTGGGCCTCACTGGTGCTATTTGACCGGGATCAGAGGGTGCTAAGTGGCCGTTGGCGTCTCCCACTTCGAGCTCTTCCTCTGGACACCAGCCTGGGCCTTGGGCAGCTGAATGGTATTCCCCAGGTGAGTGTGGAGGATGGGGACTGGGTCTACTCCTCCAGGGTACAGATGTAGTACCATTTCACCTCTCCCCAGGTAGGTCAGGCTGAGCTCTTTCTGCGGCTGGTGAATGCAAGAGATGCAGCTGTCCAGGCACTGGCAGAGATCAATCCAGCAAGTGCCCACGAGTACCAGTACCCACCTCCGGTGAGGGCCCAACTAGAGCTAGGGACACCACAGGTGTGGTTAACAGCCAGCCTTTGTTGACCCCGATACCAAGTCACTACCAAATGCTTTCTGTGGATTAACTTGCGACCCTCACACATCCTATTAGTTAGGTCCTATGtaaacagataaggaaaccagaGCACAATGAGGTTAATTGCTTCACAATCAGTAGTCAAGACTCTAAGGCAGTCCCACTGCAGAACCTGTGCTGTTAACCACTACATAAACCTTTTGCTAAGGACCCGCCCTCCCTCTTCCACAGGTGTCCAGCTCATCTTCACTGGGAGCCAGCTCCGCTGCCCCAAGAGCTGGCTTTGTTGATCCCCCTCCTCCTGCAGAAGAGCCCGTCGGCTGCTGAGTCAAGGAGAGGGATGAGGGTTTGGGCCCTTGTGGCTTTCACGCACCCCCACTGGCTCTGAGTCCAGAAGAACGTGGCTATGAGTAGCTTAACACGCATAGGACTAGGGCCTAAATTGAGGCCTCTTCCCAAACCTGCAGCTTTACTCCATCATGTTCTGACAGAGAGTCCAGCAAACAGCAGACATGAGCACAAAATATGAGCTCCAACCACAGCTTTACCACCTTCCACAAGTACGTGGCCTTTccttaactgttttttttttttttttgtaaacagattgatgtg
This genomic interval from Equus quagga isolate Etosha38 chromosome 5, UCLA_HA_Equagga_1.0, whole genome shotgun sequence contains the following:
- the CCDC17 gene encoding coiled-coil domain-containing protein 17 isoform X3 gives rise to the protein MASHLGEPGFLPCGSCDMVFRSWALLATHTQRFCIGRLTQEVTLGAQLSKATEPQGPTVVPQEHQGLLEQEASKPALKRLTEEVQGVRLYLQEMRPKITEVPPRSEGPTQGPSSEAAGSPGERLRALHGSHARRVAETEAQSRALERRGEELSRRLQGLARTRGGISRLFGLERELRELRAEAGRTRGALEELGARVQQLLPEPGTRLNSSREAELCCPVLQANPGTLAAEIGALREAYIRGGGRDPGVLGQIWQLQVEASALELQRSRTRRGRRTGAASGELLLVEAENRRLEAEILTLQRGGGAAPWGPGKRGLVANPSPRLRREDPPRLPPPVAPPLPPLPHSTGGLFLGGPENAPQLPATVTRNLGLDPHFFLPPSDVLGPAPYDPGCALRTVFPRAGLVIFYDFLRGLEASWIWVQLTTGLARDGQDTGGTTVLPPALCLPPPPAPGPMGNCAILASRQPVPRLPPSPSVALVCELQASQGLAWARAPQPKAWASLVLFDRDQRVLSGRWRLPLRALPLDTSLGLGQLNGIPQVSSSSSLGASSAAPRAGFVDPPPPAEEPVGC
- the CCDC17 gene encoding coiled-coil domain-containing protein 17 isoform X2; protein product: MASHLGEPGFLPCGSCDMVFRSWALLATHTQRFCIGRLTQEVTLGAQLSKATEPQGPTVVPQEHQGLLEQEASKPALKRLTEEVQGVRLYLQEMRPKITEVPPRSEGPTQGPSSEAAGSPGERLRALHGSHARRVAETEAQSRALERRGEELSRRLQGLARTRGGISRLFGLERELRELRAEAGRTRGALEELGARVQQLLPEPGTRLNSSREAELCCPVLQANPGTLAAEIGALREAYIRGGGRDPGVLGQIWQLQVEASALELQRSRTRRGRRTGAASGELLLVEAENRRLEAEILTLQRGGGAAPWGPGKRGLVANPSPRLRREDPPRLPPPVAPPLPPLPHSTGGLFLGGPENAPQLPATVTRNLGLDPHFFLPPSDVLGPAPYDPGAGLVIFYDFLRGLEASWIWVQLTTGLARDGQDTGGTTVLPPALCLPPPPAPGPMGNCAILASRQPVPRLPPSPSVALVCELQASQGLAWARAPQPKAWASLVLFDRDQRVLSGRWRLPLRALPLDTSLGLGQLNGIPQVGQAELFLRLVNARDAAVQALAEINPASAHEYQYPPPVSSSSSLGASSAAPRAGFVDPPPPAEEPVGC
- the CCDC17 gene encoding coiled-coil domain-containing protein 17 isoform X1 → MASHLGEPGFLPCGSCDMVFRSWALLATHTQRFCIGRLTQEVTLGAQLSKATEPQGPTVVPQEHQGLLEQEASKPALKRLTEEVQGVRLYLQEMRPKITEVPPRSEGPTQGPSSEAAGSPGERLRALHGSHARRVAETEAQSRALERRGEELSRRLQGLARTRGGISRLFGLERELRELRAEAGRTRGALEELGARVQQLLPEPGTRLNSSREAELCCPVLQANPGTLAAEIGALREAYIRGGGRDPGVLGQIWQLQVEASALELQRSRTRRGRRTGAASGELLLVEAENRRLEAEILTLQRGGGAAPWGPGKRGLVANPSPRLRREDPPRLPPPVAPPLPPLPHSTGGLFLGGPENAPQLPATVTRNLGLDPHFFLPPSDVLGPAPYDPGCALRTVFPRAGLVIFYDFLRGLEASWIWVQLTTGLARDGQDTGGTTVLPPALCLPPPPAPGPMGNCAILASRQPVPRLPPSPSVALVCELQASQGLAWARAPQPKAWASLVLFDRDQRVLSGRWRLPLRALPLDTSLGLGQLNGIPQVGQAELFLRLVNARDAAVQALAEINPASAHEYQYPPPVSSSSSLGASSAAPRAGFVDPPPPAEEPVGC